Proteins encoded by one window of Flavobacterium sp. N502540:
- a CDS encoding GYDIA family GHMP kinase produces the protein MKTTFYSNGKLLISGEYLVLDGADAFALPTKFGQNLMVENGTNQEINWKSYDFDGQLWFEDSIPFSEIIDNPKSEIETVKTTLIQILHEAYLLNPDFLKDTDGYKISTHLTFPKNWGLGTSSTLLNNVAQWTKVNAFTLLKNSFGGSGYDIACAQNNTPIVYQIENNTVKPISFSPDFITNIHFVYLNKKQNSKAAIKAYYNNKNQNLAQNIAENNKITSALINAKTAKEFALAAEKHEVHLSDILEMQTIKEAAFPDFNGVVKSLGAWGGDFVMVISKEDPRSYFASKGYETILSYEEMILQK, from the coding sequence ATGAAAACAACCTTTTACAGTAACGGAAAATTGCTTATTTCCGGAGAATACCTTGTTTTAGACGGAGCTGATGCTTTTGCCTTACCTACCAAATTTGGTCAGAATCTGATGGTTGAAAATGGCACAAATCAGGAAATCAACTGGAAAAGCTATGATTTTGACGGACAGCTATGGTTTGAGGATTCAATTCCTTTTTCAGAGATCATTGACAATCCAAAGTCAGAAATCGAGACTGTAAAAACGACTTTGATTCAAATTCTTCATGAAGCTTACCTTCTGAACCCGGATTTCCTAAAAGATACTGATGGTTATAAGATCAGCACACATCTTACATTTCCTAAAAACTGGGGATTAGGCACTTCGTCAACTTTATTGAACAATGTTGCGCAATGGACGAAAGTCAATGCCTTTACTTTATTAAAAAACAGTTTTGGAGGCAGTGGTTATGACATCGCCTGTGCACAAAATAACACACCAATTGTTTATCAAATTGAAAATAATACTGTAAAACCGATCTCTTTTAGCCCCGATTTTATAACAAACATTCATTTTGTCTATCTCAACAAAAAACAGAATAGTAAAGCAGCCATAAAAGCCTATTACAACAATAAAAATCAGAATTTAGCGCAAAATATAGCCGAAAACAACAAAATTACCTCTGCTCTTATCAACGCTAAAACAGCGAAAGAATTTGCTCTTGCTGCTGAAAAACATGAGGTTCATTTGAGTGATATTCTCGAAATGCAAACCATCAAAGAAGCCGCTTTTCCCGATTTCAATGGAGTTGTAAAAAGTCTTGGCGCCTGGGGCGGAGATTTTGTGATGGTGATCTCCAAAGAAGATCCCAGATCTTATTTTGCTTCAAAAGGATACGAAACCATCCTGAGTTACGAAGAAATGATTCTGCAAAAATAA
- a CDS encoding hemolysin family protein encodes MEIGIIILCLILSAFFSGMEIAFISSNKIYLEIEKKQDNFASRILTKLTGNPSKFIAAMLIGNNLALVVYAFYMGDLILKWIINSGGHFSNLASLLIQTAISTFVVLVTAEFFPKVFFQIYANSLIKIFAIPAYLFYRLFYYFSTFFIWISDFILRKFFKTEGDQVQLYFSKVELGNYIAEQMNAVEDDEEVDSEIQIFQNALEFSGVKARDIMTPRTEIVDIDLFDSVTDLKEVFVETGYSKIIVSQNSLDDIVGYVHSFDLFKKPKTIKSVLMTVEFVPETILIKDVLNLLIKKRKNVAVVLDEYGGTSGIITIEDIVEELFGEIEDEHDLDEELMEQELGEGKYLFSTRLDVEYLNETYKLAIPEEDSYGTLGGFIVNSTKEIPQKGEEIRIGNYHFVIEEATNKKIELVKLTIKE; translated from the coding sequence ATGGAAATAGGGATTATAATATTATGTTTAATATTGTCAGCCTTTTTTTCAGGAATGGAAATTGCTTTTATTTCTTCCAATAAGATTTATCTTGAAATTGAAAAAAAACAGGATAATTTTGCCTCACGAATTTTAACAAAACTTACCGGAAATCCCTCAAAGTTTATTGCCGCAATGCTTATTGGTAATAACCTGGCTTTGGTTGTCTATGCCTTTTACATGGGAGATTTGATTCTGAAATGGATCATCAATTCAGGAGGGCATTTTTCAAATTTAGCAAGTTTGCTGATTCAGACTGCTATTTCGACTTTTGTGGTTTTGGTAACTGCTGAGTTTTTTCCAAAAGTTTTTTTTCAGATTTACGCCAATTCATTAATCAAGATTTTTGCGATTCCGGCCTATTTGTTTTATCGTTTGTTCTATTATTTTTCTACTTTTTTCATTTGGATTTCAGATTTTATTCTGCGTAAATTTTTTAAAACAGAAGGAGATCAGGTACAGTTGTATTTTAGCAAAGTTGAATTGGGAAATTATATTGCAGAACAAATGAATGCTGTTGAAGATGATGAAGAAGTAGATTCTGAAATTCAGATTTTTCAGAATGCACTGGAATTTTCAGGTGTAAAAGCTCGTGATATTATGACTCCGCGTACCGAAATTGTCGATATTGATTTGTTTGACAGCGTTACGGATCTTAAAGAGGTATTTGTAGAGACCGGCTATTCAAAAATTATAGTGAGTCAAAACTCACTTGATGATATTGTGGGGTATGTGCATTCGTTTGATTTGTTTAAAAAACCAAAAACGATAAAATCGGTTTTGATGACGGTTGAATTTGTTCCTGAAACTATTTTGATAAAAGATGTATTAAATCTGTTGATCAAAAAACGAAAAAATGTGGCCGTAGTTTTGGATGAATACGGAGGAACTTCCGGAATTATTACCATAGAAGACATCGTTGAAGAGCTTTTTGGTGAGATCGAAGACGAGCATGATTTAGATGAAGAATTGATGGAGCAGGAATTGGGAGAAGGTAAGTATTTGTTCTCGACCCGATTAGATGTAGAATATCTCAATGAAACCTATAAATTAGCGATTCCTGAGGAGGATTCTTACGGGACTTTAGGTGGTTTTATTGTCAATTCGACCAAAGAAATTCCTCAAAAAGGAGAAGAAATACGAATTGGAAACTATCATTTTGTGATTGAAGAAGCCACAAATAAGAAAATAGAATTGGTTAAATTGACAATAAAAGAGTGA
- a CDS encoding type III pantothenate kinase, translating to MILTVDVGNTRIKAAVFEDGTVLEVFIFEKNELEKKIKKILEKFQKCSDLVVASVGNIEKQSFLNFEKDLKVHFLTHEDVFPFTNKYATPKTLGIDRMVLAAGATLKFPGQNRLVIDAGTCITYDFIDENDNYLGGAISPGLRLRYESLHNFTARLPLLTLESPDSYIGDSTKQAIHSGVVNGFVYEIDGFIDEYRANFSNFIIILTGGDADFLAKRLKNTIFANSNFLLESLNQTFQYKINND from the coding sequence ATGATTTTAACGGTTGATGTTGGAAATACCCGAATTAAAGCTGCTGTATTTGAGGATGGTACTGTTCTTGAAGTTTTTATTTTTGAGAAAAATGAACTCGAAAAAAAAATTAAAAAAATTTTAGAAAAATTTCAGAAATGCTCCGATTTGGTTGTTGCATCGGTTGGAAATATCGAAAAACAATCTTTTTTGAATTTCGAAAAGGATTTAAAAGTTCATTTTTTAACCCATGAGGATGTTTTTCCCTTCACCAATAAATATGCAACTCCAAAAACATTAGGGATAGACCGAATGGTTTTGGCGGCCGGAGCAACTTTGAAGTTCCCCGGACAAAACCGATTGGTAATTGATGCCGGAACTTGCATAACCTACGATTTCATCGACGAAAATGATAATTATTTAGGAGGAGCCATATCTCCGGGACTGAGATTGCGTTACGAATCTTTGCACAATTTTACAGCCAGACTGCCGTTACTCACTTTAGAGTCTCCGGATTCTTATATTGGAGATTCCACAAAACAGGCGATTCACTCCGGAGTGGTCAATGGATTCGTCTATGAGATTGATGGTTTTATCGATGAATATCGGGCAAACTTTTCAAATTTTATAATAATTTTAACGGGAGGTGATGCAGATTTTTTGGCTAAACGATTAAAAAATACCATATTTGCCAATTCAAATTTCCTTTTGGAGAGTTTGAACCAAACATTTCAATATAAAATCAACAATGATTAA
- a CDS encoding MFS transporter — translation MSKTSTKSIWKVISASSMGTMIEWYDFYIFGSLAVVISTKFFPSDNPAAAFLSTLATFAAGFVVRPFGALFFGRLGDIIGRKYTFMATLLLMGGSTFLIGCIPSYETIGFLAPLLVLILRLLQGLALGGEYGGAATYVAEHAPAEQKGYWTSWIQTTATVGLFISLMVILATKNILSPEDFDSWGWRVPFWVSIVMIGISYLIRKNMDESPVFAKAKKEGTTSSNPLKESFGNRYNLKFVLLALFGATMGQGVVWYTGQFYAMSFMKTVMNINSSQVDELLGIALLFGTPFFIFFGWLSDKIGRKHIMMGGMLLAILFYRPIYKKMYNTTDLKHKTEITEKTTTNTAVFKENQTITTISKTYTDGTTYTEKKTNFADKKESQSSVVININSNDEWTLIFLVFIQVLFVTMVYGPIAAFLVELFPTKIRYTSMSLPYHVGNGIFGGLLPAISTYFVTHAKAAGKDDFYLDGLWYPIIIASVCFVIGMIYIDNKNKTNHL, via the coding sequence ATGAGCAAGACCTCTACAAAGAGCATCTGGAAAGTAATTTCGGCATCATCGATGGGAACCATGATTGAATGGTATGATTTTTATATTTTCGGAAGTTTAGCAGTCGTCATTTCAACTAAATTCTTTCCCAGTGATAATCCTGCTGCTGCATTCTTGTCGACTTTAGCCACTTTTGCTGCCGGATTTGTAGTGCGGCCTTTTGGAGCATTGTTCTTCGGAAGACTTGGTGATATCATTGGCCGCAAATATACTTTTATGGCTACCCTCTTATTAATGGGAGGCTCTACTTTTTTAATTGGCTGTATTCCGAGTTACGAAACAATTGGTTTTTTAGCTCCTTTATTGGTCTTAATTCTTCGCTTACTTCAGGGTCTCGCTCTTGGGGGCGAATATGGCGGGGCGGCTACTTATGTTGCAGAACACGCTCCTGCGGAGCAAAAGGGTTATTGGACTTCGTGGATTCAAACTACCGCAACAGTTGGTTTATTTATTTCTTTGATGGTCATATTAGCCACAAAAAATATTCTTTCGCCCGAGGATTTCGATTCCTGGGGATGGCGTGTTCCGTTTTGGGTTTCTATTGTGATGATTGGAATTTCGTATTTGATTCGTAAAAATATGGATGAATCTCCTGTATTTGCCAAAGCGAAAAAAGAAGGAACAACAAGCTCCAATCCTTTAAAAGAAAGTTTCGGGAATCGATATAACCTGAAATTTGTTTTACTCGCATTATTCGGCGCCACTATGGGGCAAGGTGTGGTTTGGTACACCGGACAGTTTTATGCTATGAGTTTTATGAAAACAGTGATGAATATTAATTCGTCACAAGTAGATGAATTACTGGGAATCGCATTGTTGTTCGGAACACCATTCTTTATTTTTTTTGGATGGCTGAGTGATAAAATCGGACGAAAACATATTATGATGGGAGGAATGCTGCTTGCTATTTTGTTTTACAGACCTATTTACAAAAAGATGTACAACACAACCGATCTAAAACACAAGACTGAAATAACCGAGAAAACAACTACAAATACAGCTGTTTTTAAAGAAAATCAAACCATTACCACTATTTCAAAAACCTATACTGACGGAACTACGTATACAGAAAAGAAAACAAACTTTGCCGATAAAAAAGAATCTCAAAGCAGTGTTGTTATAAATATCAATTCTAATGATGAATGGACTTTGATTTTCTTAGTTTTCATTCAGGTTTTATTTGTTACCATGGTTTACGGCCCTATTGCAGCATTTTTAGTGGAACTGTTTCCAACTAAAATCAGATATACTTCGATGTCACTTCCTTATCATGTAGGGAACGGGATTTTTGGCGGACTACTCCCGGCAATTTCAACTTATTTTGTAACTCATGCTAAAGCTGCCGGAAAAGATGATTTTTATCTTGACGGGCTTTGGTATCCAATTATTATAGCCTCAGTATGTTTTGTAATTGGAATGATTTACATCGATAATAAAAACAAAACAAATCACCTTTAA
- the lptC gene encoding LPS export ABC transporter periplasmic protein LptC: MNLSKRYTIAAVTVFTVTLFFGCESNFKEVQKINFSEFVPGSDADTVDIRYTDSGRITGVLKSPKMLDYSNLDFPFTEFPKGIDVTLYDKNQKRTFIRSNYAVSYKPTGIIDLQGKVRITSEEGQMLETEQLYFDQNNEWFYTERKFKLTDAKGSSNGQGIDFSKDFKVINSQRVSGEIESDE; the protein is encoded by the coding sequence ATGAATTTATCAAAAAGATATACAATAGCGGCTGTCACAGTTTTTACTGTGACACTGTTTTTTGGGTGCGAAAGTAATTTTAAAGAAGTTCAGAAAATTAACTTCTCAGAGTTTGTTCCCGGAAGTGATGCAGATACCGTTGATATTAGATATACAGATTCCGGGCGTATAACCGGGGTTTTGAAAAGTCCTAAAATGCTGGATTATTCTAATTTGGATTTTCCGTTTACTGAATTCCCAAAAGGAATTGATGTTACCTTATACGATAAAAACCAAAAGCGTACCTTTATAAGATCAAATTATGCAGTGTCTTATAAACCAACCGGCATAATTGACCTGCAGGGAAAAGTTAGAATCACTTCTGAAGAAGGGCAAATGCTGGAAACAGAACAGCTGTACTTCGATCAGAATAATGAATGGTTTTATACCGAAAGGAAATTTAAGCTTACAGATGCAAAAGGAAGCTCAAATGGTCAAGGGATAGATTTTAGTAAGGATTTTAAAGTGATTAATTCGCAGCGTGTGAGCGGCGAGATCGAATCAGACGAATAA
- a CDS encoding S9 family peptidase, giving the protein MNTGKITVIFLLLVATVFGQQKITVESIYGGAFQAKGMDKLQSLKNTEQYTVLNVNQATRSMQIDLYDFATLKKVANLIDTKNHAALDGRIDSYTFDASEKQILIACNTRKIFRHSFTADYFLYDIATKTLSKLFDFQIQEPTFSPDGTKIAYAKENNLYVYDLASKKSTAITTDGKKNAVINGITDWVYEEEFSFVRAFDWSKDSKKIAYIRFDESAVPEFSMSIFQKDLYPTIETFKYPKAGEKNSVVSLHIYDAVSNAGKKVDLGNYNDFYIARLQWTNDSNVLSAQVLNRHQDNMDLLFVDGTTAVAKVVLNEKDKAYVDVNDNLTFLKDNSFIWTSEKDGFNHIYLYDKNGKLKNQVTKGNWEVVSYYGFDEKNKTIFYQSTENGSINRDIYRIALDGKNKIRLSKNTGTSGATFSPNFQFFINTFSSSTQPTTYTLNEAKTGKEIQVIENNQALSDKLAAYNLPVKEFFVLKTAKGNELNAWILKPKDFDPSKKYPVFMYQYSGPGSQQVNNDWNSSDDYWFASLTQQGYIVVCVDGRGTGFKGADFKKVTQKELGKYEVEDQIDAAKVIGAYPYVDASRIGIFGWSFGGFMASNCIFQGNDVFKMAIAVAPVTNWRFYDSVYTERYMQTPQENASGYDQNSPINHVDKLKGKFLLIHGSADDNVHVQNSMQMMEALIQANKQFDSQIYPDKNHGIYGGKTRIQLYNKMTNFIKENL; this is encoded by the coding sequence ATGAATACGGGTAAAATTACTGTAATATTTTTATTGTTAGTTGCAACTGTTTTTGGTCAGCAAAAGATCACTGTCGAGAGTATATATGGCGGAGCATTTCAGGCAAAAGGAATGGATAAGCTCCAATCGTTAAAGAATACAGAACAATATACAGTGCTAAATGTAAATCAGGCCACGAGAAGCATGCAAATTGATTTGTATGACTTTGCAACACTAAAAAAAGTAGCCAATTTAATTGATACAAAGAATCATGCAGCTCTTGACGGGAGAATTGACAGTTATACTTTTGATGCTTCAGAGAAACAGATTTTAATTGCCTGTAATACCAGGAAAATTTTCCGTCATTCGTTTACAGCAGATTACTTTTTGTATGATATTGCTACAAAAACTTTAAGTAAATTGTTTGATTTCCAGATTCAGGAACCAACTTTTTCTCCGGATGGAACTAAAATCGCATATGCAAAAGAGAATAACTTATATGTATATGATCTGGCTTCCAAAAAATCAACAGCAATTACAACCGATGGAAAGAAAAATGCTGTCATCAATGGTATCACGGACTGGGTTTATGAAGAAGAGTTCTCCTTTGTTCGTGCCTTTGACTGGAGTAAAGACAGTAAAAAAATAGCTTACATCCGTTTTGATGAAAGTGCTGTTCCGGAATTCTCGATGTCAATCTTTCAGAAAGATTTATATCCGACCATTGAAACGTTTAAATATCCTAAAGCAGGAGAAAAAAACTCAGTAGTATCTTTACATATTTATGATGCGGTGAGTAATGCGGGTAAAAAAGTTGATTTAGGAAACTATAATGATTTTTATATCGCAAGATTACAATGGACAAATGACAGCAATGTATTATCGGCTCAGGTTTTAAACCGTCATCAGGATAATATGGATTTGCTTTTTGTGGATGGAACTACCGCTGTGGCAAAAGTAGTTTTAAATGAAAAAGACAAAGCTTATGTTGATGTTAATGACAATTTAACTTTCTTAAAAGACAATAGCTTTATCTGGACAAGCGAAAAAGACGGATTTAATCATATTTACTTATATGATAAAAACGGAAAACTTAAAAATCAGGTTACAAAAGGAAACTGGGAAGTAGTCTCTTACTACGGTTTCGATGAAAAAAATAAAACAATTTTCTATCAGTCTACAGAAAATGGTTCAATCAACAGAGATATTTATCGTATTGCTTTAGACGGAAAGAACAAAATTCGTTTGTCTAAAAATACAGGAACAAGTGGGGCAACTTTTAGTCCAAACTTTCAGTTCTTTATCAATACTTTCTCAAGCAGCACACAGCCTACTACTTATACCTTAAATGAGGCAAAAACTGGAAAAGAAATCCAGGTTATCGAAAACAATCAGGCGCTTTCGGATAAATTAGCCGCTTACAATTTACCAGTAAAAGAATTTTTTGTTTTAAAAACAGCTAAAGGCAATGAGCTTAATGCGTGGATTTTAAAACCTAAAGACTTTGATCCTTCAAAAAAATATCCGGTTTTCATGTACCAGTATTCCGGTCCTGGTTCTCAGCAGGTAAACAATGATTGGAATAGTTCAGACGACTATTGGTTTGCATCCTTAACGCAGCAAGGTTATATTGTAGTTTGTGTTGACGGTAGAGGAACTGGTTTTAAAGGGGCAGATTTCAAAAAAGTTACTCAGAAGGAATTAGGAAAATACGAAGTAGAAGATCAGATTGACGCTGCAAAAGTAATTGGAGCATATCCTTATGTGGATGCTTCAAGAATTGGAATCTTCGGTTGGAGTTTTGGAGGATTTATGGCTTCAAACTGTATTTTTCAGGGGAATGATGTTTTCAAAATGGCTATCGCTGTTGCTCCGGTAACCAACTGGCGTTTTTATGACAGCGTTTACACCGAAAGATACATGCAGACTCCTCAGGAAAATGCAAGCGGGTACGATCAGAACTCTCCAATAAATCACGTTGACAAACTAAAAGGGAAGTTTTTACTGATTCACGGATCGGCAGATGATAACGTACACGTACAGAATTCAATGCAAATGATGGAAGCGTTAATTCAGGCCAATAAACAATTTGATTCTCAAATCTATCCGGACAAAAATCATGGTATTTATGGAGGAAAGACCAGAATTCAGCTTTACAACAAAATGACTAACTTCATCAAAGAAAATTTATAA
- a CDS encoding DUF6814 family protein encodes MNSIKQALGVLWIILAIAATYFCIFEFGLPKLLSDKQDDLVFGIIILFILTPLIVLGLGTFGYFAVAGEYNTKRQ; translated from the coding sequence ATGAATTCAATCAAACAAGCTTTAGGTGTTCTGTGGATTATACTGGCAATTGCAGCGACTTATTTTTGCATTTTCGAATTTGGCTTACCTAAACTGCTTTCAGACAAACAAGACGATCTTGTATTCGGAATCATTATTCTTTTCATTCTCACTCCATTAATCGTTTTGGGGTTAGGCACTTTTGGCTATTTTGCTGTGGCAGGAGAATACAATACTAAAAGACAATAA
- a CDS encoding peptidylprolyl isomerase, which produces MAVLAKIRQRSALLIGVIALALFAFIIQDLFTRGTFGQSSKDVGSIDGKDISFEDFRVKVSNVEKSGQGITSTEAANRVWDQEVSIALLSTQFDKLGLRVGEKHLLEVLKADPNIGKNPMFLNAAGIFDVAKFKEYFKTNPEAAQFISQKEKDAELNAKFQIYNTLVKSGLYTTVSEGKLKYEMEANKVNFAYAAALYSSIKDSEVKISDSEIVEYMKKNEKKFKADATREIQYVLVEDKASKQDEAEIKAKITALLNGRVEYNAKTGKNDTLPGFKNATNIAEFVNSNSDVPYDSTYVPKNALPAVDADKLFSLPAGAIYGPYVYGRYYAISKSLGFKAGVNAKASHILIGYEGSQTPNTKEKRTKEEAKAKAEEILAQVQANPDSFMMLAFTSSDDSSAQQGGDLGYFGPNQMVKPFNDFVFSNGIGKVGLVETPFGFHIIKITDKQDGIRLATIAQKIEPSEATSDKVFTLATKFEMDAADKDFNATAKELGLKVAAPITAKAMDEAFGPLGNQRNIIRWAFDKETNTGDVKRFELANIGHVIAQYKSENKSGLVSVTLARPYVESILKNKKKAEILKAKMKGSSLEAIAKSAGVAVQQAANVTMDSPVLPGGVGQEPKVVGNAFALAANKISAPIEGNTGVYVVKNISTVKAPAAANHAEYVAKVKAQSASDTSRILPALKANAKIEDNRLQFNY; this is translated from the coding sequence ATGGCAGTTTTAGCAAAAATTAGACAGCGTTCCGCTTTATTGATAGGAGTTATTGCACTTGCATTATTTGCATTTATAATACAAGATCTATTCACAAGAGGAACCTTTGGTCAAAGTTCAAAAGATGTGGGAAGCATCGATGGAAAAGATATTTCATTTGAAGACTTTAGAGTTAAAGTTAGTAATGTTGAAAAAAGTGGTCAAGGAATTACTTCCACTGAAGCTGCAAACAGAGTTTGGGACCAAGAGGTTTCAATCGCATTATTATCAACACAGTTTGATAAATTAGGATTGAGAGTTGGTGAAAAACACTTACTTGAAGTTTTAAAGGCAGACCCGAATATTGGTAAAAACCCAATGTTCTTAAATGCTGCTGGTATTTTTGATGTAGCTAAATTTAAAGAATACTTTAAAACGAATCCTGAAGCAGCACAATTTATCTCTCAAAAAGAAAAAGATGCTGAGCTAAACGCTAAATTTCAAATCTACAATACATTAGTAAAATCTGGACTTTACACTACTGTAAGCGAAGGAAAACTAAAATATGAAATGGAAGCTAACAAAGTAAACTTTGCTTACGCTGCTGCTTTGTATTCTTCAATTAAAGATAGTGAAGTGAAAATTTCTGATTCAGAGATTGTAGAATATATGAAGAAAAACGAGAAGAAATTCAAAGCGGACGCAACTCGTGAAATTCAATACGTTTTAGTAGAAGATAAGGCTTCAAAACAAGACGAAGCTGAAATTAAAGCTAAAATTACTGCATTATTAAACGGAAGAGTAGAGTACAATGCTAAAACGGGTAAAAACGATACTTTGCCAGGATTTAAAAATGCTACTAACATTGCTGAATTTGTAAACTCAAATTCTGATGTTCCTTACGATTCAACGTATGTACCTAAAAATGCTTTGCCGGCTGTTGATGCTGATAAATTATTCAGTTTGCCTGCAGGAGCAATTTACGGACCGTATGTTTACGGAAGATACTATGCAATTTCTAAATCTTTAGGATTTAAAGCAGGAGTTAATGCAAAAGCAAGTCATATTTTAATTGGATACGAAGGTTCTCAAACTCCAAATACAAAAGAGAAAAGAACTAAAGAAGAAGCTAAAGCTAAAGCAGAAGAAATTCTGGCTCAGGTTCAGGCAAATCCTGATAGTTTCATGATGTTGGCTTTCACAAGTTCAGATGATTCTTCTGCACAACAAGGAGGAGATTTAGGATATTTTGGTCCAAACCAAATGGTGAAACCATTCAATGATTTTGTATTCAGTAACGGAATTGGAAAAGTTGGTTTAGTTGAAACTCCTTTTGGATTTCATATTATCAAAATTACCGACAAACAAGACGGAATTCGTTTAGCTACTATCGCTCAAAAAATTGAGCCTTCCGAAGCTACTTCTGATAAAGTATTTACATTGGCAACTAAATTTGAAATGGACGCTGCTGATAAAGATTTTAATGCTACAGCAAAAGAATTAGGTTTAAAAGTGGCTGCTCCGATAACTGCAAAAGCTATGGACGAAGCATTTGGTCCATTAGGAAATCAACGTAACATCATCAGATGGGCATTTGATAAAGAAACTAATACTGGAGATGTAAAACGTTTTGAATTGGCTAATATCGGTCACGTAATTGCACAATACAAAAGCGAAAACAAATCAGGTTTAGTATCTGTAACTTTGGCAAGACCTTATGTGGAGTCAATTTTGAAGAACAAGAAAAAAGCGGAGATCTTAAAAGCAAAAATGAAAGGTTCGTCACTTGAAGCTATTGCTAAAAGTGCTGGTGTAGCAGTTCAACAAGCGGCTAACGTAACTATGGATAGCCCGGTATTACCTGGAGGTGTAGGACAAGAGCCAAAAGTAGTAGGTAATGCATTTGCATTAGCTGCAAACAAAATCTCTGCTCCAATTGAAGGTAATACAGGTGTATATGTAGTGAAAAACATCAGTACAGTAAAAGCTCCTGCAGCTGCTAATCACGCAGAATACGTTGCTAAAGTAAAAGCACAAAGCGCATCTGATACAAGTAGAATTTTACCAGCATTGAAAGCTAACGCAAAAATTGAAGATAACAGATTGCAATTTAACTACTAG
- a CDS encoding hydroxymethylglutaryl-CoA reductase, degradative, whose protein sequence is MNNAVAGFSKLSKKEKINWIANTYFTSPEEALSIIRNYWNSDEKLQQLHDEFIENTITNLYIPLGVAPNFLINGKYKTIPMAIEESSVVAAASKAAKYWSTRGGFKATVIATEKIGQVHFTFNGDAEKLQSFFNQIKTKFFTDTQSITKNMQQRGGGILDIKLKDKRSLLENYFQLHATFETKDSMGANFINSCLEQFATTLKDEFHNSDLFSESETLKVIMSILSNYVPNCIVRAEVSCPIEDLTEKHIPNPQEFAERFVQAVQIAEVEPFRAVTHNKGIMNGIDAVILATGNDFRAVEAGVHAYASKNGQYSSLSHAKIEDGIFTFWLEIPLALGTVGGLTSLHPLVKLCFDILEKPSAKELMEIVAVAGLAQNFAALRSLTTTGIQEGHMKMHLNNIINQFEATEEERHLIKTHFKKNAVSHSAVVEFIENLRKK, encoded by the coding sequence ATGAACAACGCTGTTGCCGGATTTTCGAAATTATCCAAAAAAGAAAAAATAAACTGGATTGCCAATACCTATTTTACAAGCCCTGAAGAAGCCCTTTCTATTATAAGAAATTACTGGAATTCAGACGAAAAGCTGCAGCAATTGCACGACGAATTCATCGAAAATACGATTACCAATCTTTACATTCCTCTTGGAGTGGCACCTAACTTCTTAATCAACGGAAAATACAAAACAATTCCAATGGCAATTGAGGAAAGTTCGGTAGTAGCAGCAGCATCAAAAGCAGCAAAATACTGGTCGACAAGAGGTGGTTTTAAAGCAACCGTTATTGCAACCGAAAAAATCGGTCAGGTACATTTTACCTTCAACGGAGATGCTGAAAAACTGCAGTCTTTTTTCAATCAGATTAAAACTAAATTCTTCACCGACACGCAAAGCATTACTAAAAACATGCAACAGCGCGGTGGCGGAATTTTAGACATAAAACTAAAAGACAAAAGAAGTCTTTTGGAAAATTATTTTCAGCTTCACGCTACTTTTGAAACCAAAGACAGCATGGGAGCGAATTTTATCAATTCGTGTCTGGAGCAATTTGCGACTACCTTAAAAGATGAATTTCATAATTCTGATTTGTTTTCGGAAAGTGAGACTCTAAAAGTAATCATGAGTATTTTGTCTAATTATGTGCCAAATTGCATTGTCAGAGCCGAAGTTTCATGCCCTATCGAAGATTTAACAGAAAAACACATTCCGAATCCGCAGGAATTTGCCGAACGTTTTGTTCAGGCCGTTCAGATTGCCGAAGTTGAACCTTTCAGAGCTGTAACTCACAACAAAGGAATTATGAATGGTATTGACGCTGTAATTCTGGCCACCGGAAATGATTTCAGAGCAGTCGAAGCCGGAGTTCACGCTTATGCTTCTAAAAACGGTCAATATTCAAGTTTATCTCATGCTAAAATTGAAGACGGAATTTTCACCTTCTGGCTTGAAATTCCTTTAGCACTGGGAACTGTAGGCGGATTGACTTCTTTGCATCCGCTGGTAAAACTATGTTTTGATATTCTAGAAAAACCTTCTGCAAAAGAATTAATGGAAATCGTTGCAGTTGCCGGTCTCGCACAAAACTTTGCCGCCTTACGCTCCTTAACTACTACCGGAATCCAGGAAGGACACATGAAAATGCACCTGAACAATATTATCAATCAATTTGAAGCAACCGAAGAAGAACGTCATTTAATTAAAACTCACTTTAAGAAAAATGCTGTTTCGCATAGCGCCGTTGTGGAATTTATTGAAAATCTAAGAAAAAAGTAA